The Coffea arabica cultivar ET-39 chromosome 1e, Coffea Arabica ET-39 HiFi, whole genome shotgun sequence genome has a window encoding:
- the LOC140016451 gene encoding uncharacterized protein: MIRANVQEDPEATMARFLNGLNPEIRKKVELQHHFEVQQMVSYAEKVEKQDLPLKTPSGRTTTSSTTPWRRNQLPTSNVWPRQGNRERKNQRMEQPSHPNATSSKPTPRPTLPRVNTSTNQPKACFKCEGIGHLMAQCPNRSIMYMNEEGMWQSEGEEEYADMPPLEEEGKDADLFEIEEDPVARTMVTMRVLNAQAQEDDLQRTNIFHTRCKIGDEEFKDVFPEELPKGLPPIRGIEHQIDFVPGAILPNRPAYRANPEETKEIQSKSLDEHVEHLRLVLSALRENRLFANMEKCVFCTPEVNFLGYIVGANGISVDPAKVKAILEWLTPTNVSQVRSFHGLASFYRRFVKDFSTIAAPLNETIKKNVGFQWGKEQEESFNKLKDLLTSAPILALPNFDVTFEVECDASGIGIGAVLHQNNRPLAYFSEKLSGGALNYPTYDKELYAVVRALEVWQHYLMPKEFVIHTDHESIKFLRVRESMKVSCSKKIAYVFPIVRLGNYLLEKPMVEG, translated from the exons ATGATAAGGGCCAATGTACAAGAGGATCCGGAAGCAACCATGGCGAGGTTTcttaatggattaaatcctgaaATTAGGAAGAAAGTTGAGCTTCAACACCACTTTGAGGTTCAACAAATGGTGTCTTATgcagagaaagtggaaaaacaAGATTTACCTCTAAAGACACCTAGTGGCCGAACCACTACATCCTCTACCACTCCTTGGAGAAGAAATCAATTGCCAACATCCAATGTCTGGCCAAGACAAGGTAATAGAGAGAGGAAAAACCAGCGGATGGAACAACCGTCCCATCCGAATGCAACTTCTTCTAAACCAACCCCGCGGCCGACTCTTCCAAGGGTCAATACGTCTACCAACCAGCCAAAGGCATGTTTCAAATGCGAGGGAATTGGCCACCTCATGGCTCAATGCCCTAACCGAAGCATCATGTACATGAATGAAGAAGGAATGTGGCAAAGCGAAGGAGAGGAGGAATATGCGGACATGCCACCGCTTGAAGAAGAGGGGAAGGATGCTGACCTGTTTGAAATAGAAGAGGACCCCGTGGCTCGAACTATGGTGACTATGAGAGTGCTAAATGCACAAGCTcaagaagatgatctccaaCGGACCAACATTTTTCATACAAGATGCAAAATTGGAGATGAG gaattcaaggATGTGTTTCCGGAGGAACTACCAAAAGGATTACCTCCAATTCGAGGTATCGAACATCAAATCGACTTTGTTCCTGGAGCAATTCTACCAAATCGACCAGCCTATAGAGCAAATccggaggaaacaaaggaaattcAAAG CAAGTCTTTAGATGAACATGTTGAGCATTTGCGACTTGTTTTAAGTGCCTTGCGTGAAAATAGGTTGTTTGCTAACATGGAAAAATGTGTCTTCTGCACTCCTGAAGTTAATTTCcttggatatattgttggtgcAAATGGCATAAGTGTTGATCCCGCCAAGGTAAAAGCCATCTTAGAGTGGCTGACTCCAACAAATGTGTCTCAAGTAAggtcttttcatggtcttgcaagTTTCTATAGGAGATTTGTTAAAGACTTTAGTACTATTGCAGCACCTTTGAATGAGACAATTAAAAAGAATGTGGGGTTTCAATGGGGAAAAGAGCAAGAAGAGTCATTTAATAAGCTTAAGGATTTGTTAACTTCAGCACCCATTCTTGCTTTGCCTAATTTTGATGTGACgtttgaagttgaatgtgatgctagtgGGATTGGCATAGGGGCTGTCTTACATCAAAATAATAGACCCTTGGCATATTTCAGTGAAAAGTTGAGTGGGGGAGCTCTTAATTACCCTACTTATGATAAAGAATTGTATGCTGTTGTGCGTGCTCTTGAAGTGTGGCAACATTATCTTATGCCTAAGGAATTTGTGATACATACTGatcatgaatcaattaaattcctAAGGGTCAGGGAAA GCATGAAGGTttcttgttcaaagaaaatCGCCTATGTATTCCCAATTGTTCGCTTAGGGAATTACTTGTTAGAGAAGCCCATGGTGGAGGGTTGA